In the Streptomyces sp. BHT-5-2 genome, one interval contains:
- a CDS encoding aldo/keto reductase, which produces MEYTQLGRTGLKVSRLVLGTMNFGPQTDEAGSHHIMDAALDAGINFFDTANVYGWGENKGRTEEIIGSWFAKGGGRREKTVLATKVYGNMAPDGTPAWPNHDRLSALSIRRAVDASLRRLGADHIDLYQFHHVDRATPWDEIWQAVDVLVQQGKILYVGSSNHAGWHLAQANEAAARRGSYGLVSEQCLYNLAERRAEMEVVPAARAYGLGVIPWSPLHGGLLGGALRKEREGGGAGRSTSGRSAAALADPAIRAQIQTYEDLVGKHGLEPGEVALAWLLTRPGVTGPIVGPRTADQLASALRAVELALPAELLAGLEEVFPGPGPSPEAFAW; this is translated from the coding sequence GACGCACCGGACTAAAGGTCAGCCGCCTCGTCCTCGGGACGATGAACTTCGGGCCGCAGACCGACGAGGCCGGCAGCCACCACATCATGGACGCCGCGCTGGACGCGGGCATCAACTTCTTCGACACCGCCAACGTCTACGGCTGGGGCGAGAACAAGGGCCGCACCGAGGAGATCATCGGCTCGTGGTTCGCCAAGGGCGGCGGCCGGCGGGAGAAGACCGTGCTGGCCACCAAGGTGTACGGGAACATGGCTCCGGACGGCACCCCGGCCTGGCCCAACCACGACCGGCTCTCCGCGCTCAGCATCCGCCGGGCGGTGGACGCCAGCCTCCGGCGGCTGGGCGCCGACCACATCGACCTCTACCAGTTCCACCACGTCGACCGGGCCACCCCCTGGGACGAGATCTGGCAGGCCGTCGACGTCCTCGTCCAGCAGGGGAAGATCCTCTACGTGGGGTCGTCGAACCACGCCGGCTGGCACCTCGCGCAGGCCAACGAGGCGGCCGCGCGCCGCGGTTCGTACGGCCTGGTCAGCGAGCAGTGCCTCTACAACCTCGCCGAGCGGCGGGCCGAGATGGAGGTCGTCCCGGCCGCCCGGGCCTACGGGCTGGGTGTCATCCCCTGGTCGCCGCTGCACGGCGGGCTGCTGGGCGGGGCGCTCCGCAAGGAGCGGGAGGGCGGCGGGGCGGGCCGCTCGACCTCCGGCCGGTCCGCGGCCGCCCTGGCCGACCCGGCGATCCGGGCGCAGATCCAGACCTACGAGGACCTGGTCGGCAAGCACGGCCTGGAGCCGGGCGAGGTGGCGCTGGCCTGGCTGCTCACCCGGCCCGGGGTGACCGGCCCGATCGTGGGCCCGCGCACCGCCGACCAGCTCGCCTCCGCACTGCGCGCGGTGGAGCTGGCGCTGCCGGCGGAGCTGCTGGCGGGCCTGGAGGAGGTCTTCCCGGGGCCGGGGCCGTCGCCGGAGGCGTTCGCCTGGTGA
- the thpR gene encoding RNA 2',3'-cyclic phosphodiesterase: protein MRLFAAVLPPDSSLGQLASVVGHLKQLPDADRLRWTGHDGWHFTLAFYGEVPDEDLPELRERLARAAGRHAPYELRIAGGGRFGDRVVWAGADGDRPAMRHLADAAEAAGRRMGLKMGEHRPYTPHLTLARSRTGHLDLVPYAAALADFAGSPWTVEEMALMRSHPPAPGVPGAQPHYAPVARWPLGG, encoded by the coding sequence ATGAGACTCTTCGCCGCCGTGCTGCCCCCGGACTCCTCCCTCGGTCAACTCGCCTCGGTGGTGGGCCACTTGAAGCAGCTGCCGGACGCCGACCGGCTGCGCTGGACCGGCCACGACGGCTGGCACTTCACCCTCGCCTTCTACGGCGAGGTGCCCGACGAGGACCTGCCCGAACTCCGCGAGCGATTGGCCCGCGCCGCCGGCCGGCACGCCCCCTACGAGCTGCGGATCGCCGGCGGCGGGCGGTTCGGCGACCGGGTGGTGTGGGCCGGCGCGGACGGCGACCGGCCGGCGATGCGGCACCTCGCGGACGCCGCCGAGGCGGCCGGCCGCCGGATGGGCCTGAAGATGGGCGAGCACCGCCCGTACACCCCGCACCTCACCCTCGCCCGGAGCCGCACCGGCCATCTCGACCTCGTGCCGTACGCGGCGGCCCTCGCCGACTTCGCCGGCAGCCCCTGGACGGTCGAGGAGATGGCGCTGATGCGCAGCCACCCGCCGGCGCCCGGCGTCCCGGGCGCCCAGCCGCACTACGCGCCCGTCGCGCGGTGGCCGCTGGGCGGCTGA